The sequence gcaaatcattgtaagaaatgaggagaatatagacttaattttcaaaaaaccaaaaatgaaaATCGGAATAGTCACCAAACGgcgtaaaaaaaattatctttgtcCTTGAAATTTGATGTAAAAAATCATAATAGAGAAATGGAATTTCAAAAGTTGAAGATTAAAAAGACTCTAAATCAGTAGAGTTAAATCATTACTAAACGGAGCTGTTATTTGTTCTCGAAGATTCTGAGTTAGAGTTGGGTCAGTTGGAAAATCTGACACATAATGAAGTGAGAGGTTTATGCTCTGTAATTCTTTagatggagaagaagaagaaacagatGGTGATGCTTCATCCATTGAAGAAGTGTTGAAAGTGGTCTGTTTTTATGCTTTTTCAGAGCCATTATTCTCAAGGTGGAGgtaggtatatatatatatatatttttttttaaaggatatttttattataattaaccaatttgtAACTGAAGagtgaagaggaaaaagaagaaaactccAAATAAATGATAGTCTTTGGACACCCAAATGGCAAtcttatctttatctttatctttttttttattattccttaaaatatttttgagtTCCAATCCCATTTTGGCAAGAATGCTTTGTCCCATTCCACCACTTACATCTCTATTTTGAGGTTTTTTTCCAACATAATGCTTCCTTTTTGAAGTGCTCTTTGTCTCATTCCCATGTCTCTCTCTTTCTCATGGGACTTATTGTTTGGTTTCATTTCATTGTATACCCCTTCTTTTTACGTAACTAAATCGATATCACTTTCGAATGAGATTGATTTGGgtttgaaaaaaatatcaatttatgcTCTTAAACTTTATGGatcatatcaatttaaattccaaatttttGTAAGTACATCAATTTAACATtgaaactttcataaatgaattaatttatattcttagtCAGAATTTTCTTTGAGAATCGTCCATACATTTACTCTAATATCTCATTTGTAAAACTAACATTTGAATAAGTTTACAtgtgtttgaaaattaatgcATGGATGATTATCAAAGGGAATCATAATGATGAGTCTAAATTGTTTGgcttataaaaatttaagaagtttaattgattaaaatcaTAAGTTTCACATGATATTGGTCGCATGAAATTTGCAAGAGAGTGTAAATTGATACCGTTACGAAAGTTtgaagtataaattgatatgattagtttaggattttaacTGATACAACCCACAAGTTTAAGGggataaattgatatttattcaaaaaattttaaagaatcaATAATTACTAACCTATACCGATAAggttcaatttttttctatGGCTCAAGAAAAATAACTCTAAAGCTAAACGTGTTCCACTTGAATCCATCTGTGTTAGATAATTTTCTAGAAATTTTCTTAGGAAGTATGTGAGTGCAGACAAAACATGTTGAAAGAATTTGTGTTGGGCTATAAGAATAATCTTCATTCCCATAAGTCGTTCGAGACAAGTAAGGTGACGTGGTTAGGTCACAGAAGATGCAGGAAAGTACTGAGGTTGTATGTCAAATTCGGATTCTAAATCTTGATCGAATTATTGGGTCTAGAAGATTAAATGGTatcatttccaaattttttGTGTTAGTTTCTTGATTTCAGTTCCAATGCTTAATGGTTTGGTTGGGAAAACTAAGCAAATGCACAAACATTTTGGACAAATCTGATATGGAGATTGTGAAATTTCCTAATTGTTTTAGTTTCTCTAGAAACAGAGAAATCTAATTTTCTATAGTATCTACACTATCTTCCAAGTTACATGAGGTTGAAACTTTGTGTTTGTTTGCAATTTATGATTTTATTGTTGTACTTATATAGACATGAATGGGAGTaaagaaattttctttaaaGTTGAAAGTACTTTGTTGTTGTATTATTTAGGAGTTCtcatttcatttatttcttttgaatGGGAAGTAAAGAATCTCATTATTCTCTTCCTACTCAACTATAGTATACTTCTAATGCAAAGtctaaaatatgttaaatatgGAGTCTTAGATGAAATTAATGAAATGGTCCTCATTTACCATACATAAATGGAAATGAAAGAGATCAAGAAGTTAGAAAATTGATAGACTATGGAAATTTTATAGAGTGAAAATCATATTTCTAATATTACTATTTTTacaatatcaataaaaaaaaagaaaagaaaaagaaaaatggggaATTGAACTATATTGATGTAGATTCTAGCTAATGATAtgttttcattcatttttttggttaaatatTGGCAATTGGGATCTTTTTTTAGGCATCCAAACACTACAAACACCTCATTAAGAATAAGAGAGAATATTATTTGAAAAAGTATCTTTCCAAATCAAAGAACATTCTTGAGAGGATGTGATAACTCTTAAGACATACAAATTGTTGTTCTCTCTAGAGATGTGACAAAAATAAGAGTATTAATTGCGTTTCCAATAAAAATGTACATTTGATTCTACTTTCCTCGAGTAGACGTATGAGGGATGAGGCTGCCTATCAAGCCTTGGCCCCTCCTATCTATCTTTCCTGTCCTCCTCGTTGGGATATGCTTAAGTCGGGTGGTTAGAAGTTGAGTGCAGATGCAGCTTGGTCGTAGGATAGGGGTCTGGGGGAATTGGGTAGATTGTTCTAAATCATAGAGATCAAGCGATCTTAGGAGGTTGTAAGTTTGTTAGGAAAGGATTGAGCATCAACTTCCTGAAAGTTGAAGCGGTTTTGGAGGGTCTGTTGGCGATGCAACGAGAATGGGCTGGGAACACCCCATCGCTCGAGATTGAATTAGATGCTTTGGAGGTGATTTGTTGTGTATAAAGGAGACTTCTCTTACTAAGATTGGTGCTATCATCGAGGCAATTGGAATCTTCATCATGAGGACAAAGGTACTTTTAGTAGGTTAAAAGGAGACTCTGCCTAAGAGCATAGGCATAGTAGTCcaaatagtttttatttgggGTTGAAATCTTTAGAGAAATTGAAAGTAAAAGGGCAAATGAAAGAGAAGGTGGAGCAAACTCAAATAGTTGAATGAAAAATGACATTAACTATACTCACAAGAGAACATGAATATTTTGGGAATAATTACTGATTCTAATGTATGTAAACTACAAATTGAAAAGGAATAATTATGTCATCACTGCCATGTGATTACTTCACCTAAAAGGTTAAATGTTAGGTTTCATTTGTTGCAGCCAGATAAAGCACAAGTACAACCATTCTTTAatcatttagttaattaattaaattgcaCTTTAGGCAGTCCAATTAgtttaaacatttgaaaagttgttCTAAGTGAAGAGCCTAATCCAGTAATACCCACAGTTTTGGATCAAATTCACAAACAGCCCATAACTCAAAGGTTGGCAACAGTTTgacaaataaattatatgaaactAGCCAAAAGAAGCTACTTAGTCCTTATGTTAACTAACTTAAATCAACCCCTCTTTACTTGAACTCAATATGAACTAATGTCCGCATTAAAATAATTCCTAAATCCAGCGATAGATTTCGAATTAGAATAATGATAAGCTTATAAGCTTAGTCTTATTTCATTATTGAGCTACATTAACTCAATGTTGcttattttaaatatgaaataacaTCAAGCCAACATATTCAATTATTGGTACGGGAAACTTCGAATACTCCTTCGATCTGTACCTTTGGCATGGTCTCGTTGATAGAACTGACCTACCTAAAAGTTCTCACACCAATGTAGTGTTGAGTTAAGTATACTCTCATGCCTAAGTTAGAATCGGGAGTATTTAACTCAGTTAAGCACAAAGAAAATTAGAGTTTCTCTTAAAGTTATTTCCTTACCTTGATGTTATCATATGAGGCTGTTAAAGGGCCTTCCTTGAGGTTGCATGGTTTCAATGCCAAGCTCGACTCGGTTATTTTCTCTTTGGTGAAACTCCACGAGCTCAATTGGTCAACTGCAAAATTCGAGGTTTGACTTTCTCCTTTGAGATGTGCAATTCCTAGGCAACCTCATATTTTCCTTTGGGTCTCGACCTATCCATGGGCTTTAGACATTATCTAGGACAACTTTCAACACCAATAAACATTATTAGCTctcctttaaaaaaataatggtaTCGACTCTTCCAATGCCAACGTTGTTAGGACTTCACTCCAACTACTACCCCTATCTTAGAAATGGCTTCGGCTTGCTTCCCGATTTCTTCTAAAGGTCATAAGTTTGAATCGGGTCAAATTCCCTAGAAAAGAGGCCGCTagaaagaggaagaaggtaAGTTGTAtgagaaagaaaatattaaGAAAGAATGAAAGAGGAAAAGATTCACGGGCAACTCGAAAACAAACAACAGGAAGTTTTAAATTTCTTTGGCTTCAAAGTTGTAACCCACATTTTTATATCCCAAAATTTCAACCTGTCTTCTGTTTGTGGCTTATATTCAaacctctttctctctctctgttCTCCTCTGTCAGTGGAAACACCCGTGAACTCTTAACTCATTCATTCTCACTGATTCTCTCTTATTACCATTCTCCTTTCCACCTAATCCCATTCCCTTTTCTCTCTATATAAAACCCAAACCCCATTTTTAATAACAATTCCATTCCCCATTCCTCTTTCAAACTCCTTCTCAAATCATCATGTCAAAACTTCaccctcctcctcctcctcctcctcttcttcttcttcttcttcttctgttgaGCTTGAGTTTCACTCAAACGCACTGCCATACTAAAGGTTTAAAACCCAAGAACTCATCCAGGAACATTCTTCCCAAGAATTCAACTAAAACCGAATTCTCAGAACAGCAATTCATGAAATGGGTGAAATTCGTCGGTAGTCTCAGACACTCTGTTTTCAGAACGGCGAAGAATAAGCTTTTTCCTTCTTACACACTCCATGTAGCTAAAAATCCCGCCGCCGGTGACTTCACGTCGATCCAAGACGCGGTTGATTCATTACCCTTCATTAATTTAGTCAGAGTCGTCATCAAGGTTCACGCAGGTGTATACACGTGAGTACCTTCAAATCCTACTGATTAGAATGCtctgttttattttttcctttttttggttTCTTTCTTCTATTGTCGTTTTCTTTTCCCAATATTAGTAAATGTGAATTGAATTCAACAGAGAAAAAGTAATCATACCTCCATTAAAATCATTCATAACAATCGAAGGAGCGGGAGCAGAGAAAACGATCGTTCAATGGGGAGACACAGCACAAACACCAGGGGCAAATGGGCAGCCAATGGGAACATACAATTCCGCAACATTCGCAGTAAATTCCCCTTATTTCATAGCCAAAAACATCACATTCAAGGTAAACAAACacacccaaaaactgattcgtttgtttgtttgtttcattCATTTCTTTCCCTAAATTCTCTGTATAATGAAACAGAACACAACCCCTGTTCCAGCGCCAGGGGCAATCGGAAAGCAAGCAGTGGCATTCAGAATATCAGCAGACACAGCAGCGTTCTACGGATGCAGATTCTTGGGAGCTCAAGACAcattatacgatcatttaggtcgGCATTATTACAAAGATTGCTACATAGAAGGATCAGTGGACTTCATATTTGGAAATGGGTTGTCTCTGTTCGAGGTTAGTGATGAATTAATGGGATTTGCGATTGAATTAAGAATAGAGAATTTTGAAGAAAAGGGGTTTATGGGGTTTTGTAGGGATGTCACGTGCATGCGATAGCGCAATATACAGGAGCCTTGACAGCGCAAGGGAGGAGCAGCTTGTTGGAAGACACAGGGTTTTCATTCGTAAAGTGTAAGGTCACGGGTTCAGGAGCTCTGTATTTGGGCAGAGCATGGGGGCCATTTTCGAGAGTGGTGTTTGCTTATACTTATATGGACAATATTATCATTCCCAAAGGATGGTATAATTGGGGCGATCCCAACCGTGAAATGTACATTTCTCTTCCCttacttttcttctttatttctcTCTCGTTACAattcatttgataaccatttaaatTTCGTTTAATAattatctgatttttttttttaaaaaaaaaaaaaatttaatctataaatattcctttatatttctaaatttttgtcactgttatctattttttttatcgaTCTTTTTTAAAGACTAAACCAAATTATGAAAACTacgaaaattagtttttatttttataatttgattaagaatacAACTCTTATACTTAAGTCATGACAAAaaattaagaggaaataaacttaatttttaaaaacaaaaaacaaaatggttatgaAATGAGaacttgattttttatttttaaaaattaagtctatttcttaTCATTTTCTTAtgatagttttcatttttcttaaataaaaaagttgaattcttagtcgaatttgaaaaaaaaaaaaattcttaaaaactgttttttttttttcagtttttaaaaactttgcTTGCTTTtggaaaatattggtaaaaagtagataataaaacaagaaatttagaagtgaaaaaagtgtttgtaaacttaattttaaaaaactaaaaactaaagtCTCATTTGgcaaccaattggtttttttgtttttatttttaaaaattaagcttatttcattCGCAttctttataataatttgcatctttcttaagtacaatattttaattcttagccaaattccaaaataaaaacaactttttgaaatatgctttttttagttatcaaaatctggcttggtttttaaactattgctgaaaaatggataacaaatgaataaatttggagatggaaatagtatatatagacttaattttaaaaaacaaaatggttaccaaacaagacCTAAATGGTAATCAAACagagttttagtttttagtttttagttttctttttctatagtttatttatgtaatctcatttctttttactaaaaagacatttaaattcttagtcaatttttaaaaataaaaattataaattataaatttggattttaaaaatataggtagAAAGTGggttacaaaataaaaataaaaacttattatTAGAAGAGTGtttataaattcaatttcaaaccaGACCTAAACCTTTAAGCTTAGGTTTAAAAGATTTCGAACTTTAATTACTTGTCTAATGATTCCATAAtgttctttctttgttttgtcTTGTCTTGTTTAAAGGGTTCACTAAAGTTTGAAAATGTATGTACAAAAaggtttaaataatttaaaaagtgtCTAACACATttctagattttgaattttatccCTAATATTCTCTAAACTAATTCTATTTTATtatcatatctaaatatttaaaaagtagATATAAGATTGGATGCATCTATCTTCAAAACCTTCAATTTAGTATCTAGTCATTCTATAATTTTGATATAAAACGAAAGTTTCataaatttattagacataaaataaaaaattttgaatttagattttttaaGTCGAAGAAagacacaaatttaaaagttggtTAAGAactattttagtctttaaactttgAAAGTTGTTCTATTTTGGCCCCTAACTTTAAAAAAACGTTCATTTTAGTACTTAAAcgtttaaaaagtatttattttagtccctactattaaaattatataaactatttaatgaaaatttgaggGAGCTTGTATTTTTGGATGACTATGTTCTAGATGTATTGAACAAGATGAATATGAAGTAAAATGTCAACAACCAACACACTAAAATACTAAATgaccaaaattttgaactaaaaatgtCTTTTAAATTCTCCCTCTTTGTTACTTTACTCAAAATTGAAACTCTAGATTTGTTAGCATAGCTAACTTATTTGGTAGTCttgtcataaaaaaaaatataaatcactTTGCCATTTTGttaaaaagttaacaaaattttaatataatatggaTCAAAATAAGTATttcttaaaagtttaagaactaaaacgaactattttaaaagtttaagaattaaagtataataatatttaaaattcagaGATTAAAACGAACGACGACATTATTTAAACATCAAACgaccaaaataagatttaaactttaaaattttaaacatgacaCGAGTCACAAAAGTTGAGAATGAATTGATAGGAACGGGACTTGAAATTTTAGGTACAAAACATGAGATTCCAAAACGGAGTCAAGAAACGCTGTCGTTTTGTTCTTTCCTTTTCAACACTACTAAATCCTACGTGGATTgcaccaaaataaaataaaataaaaaaacaccactaacttaaatattttttttaaaaaaatagcacTTTTTAATAAGTAGCGGAGAAACCACCGCCCCACCAGTGTAGCCGCCGGCACCGCCGGCACCTAACCTCTAAGAATGGTGGTTTAGGGCGGTGGCATTTTCCCATTCGCGCATGCAAGGGTATTTTGgtaattctaattttaattttaattttatttatttctttctttttgtagGACTGTATTTTATGGGCAATACAAATGTACTGGAGAAGGAGCTAGTTTTGCTGGTCGAGTTTCATGGTCTAGAGAACTCACCGATGAAGAAGCCAAGCCTTTTATTTCCCTTACCTTCATCGACGGCTCCGAATGGATcaaaatataatttcttttttaattattatcattattattatacacattttaattactaattaaacaaaataattcaAGTACCATATCATCAATATGGGTTTATTAGGTTACAAATCTCTTGTATTTAATCTTTTCACTTTACTCATAAATCTATAAATTTGTATTCACAAAATTACATAATGTATGTATGtatcttcatcattttttttgtcttatatctatttaatttaGCAATGTGACATTTTTGTCCCTACCCGGAAATTTCTTTATTCTCACTTTACTTTTATGGGTCatgtttgataaataaatgaaactattTGTTGTCTTTAAAAGAATAATTGAAGAAtattcttcatttttattttctaacatTATAAATATATGCATTTGTCTAATAATGTTGTTTACATTagcaaataaattataattactttatggatttatttcaaaaagtcGCTCGTTACAATCTTAATGACTCAAAACTAGAGTGCGTCataaatataagatataatgattttttttttttggaaaaaatgaaACTATGTTTTTCAGAAGTTTTTAAATTGAAAGGTATTTCAAACAGAAATATTATAGCCTTAAAAAGTAGAAATTGCTACTAAGCCCTAAATGCTAAtccaaaaatattaaaagtaaGATGAAAATATTTGCGGATATGTTGATATATCCGTCGATACATTCATAAATTGAAGGGTTcgatatcaatattaaatatcaataaatatctccaacattttttatatataaatattcgtAAAACATAAAAAGTGTAATTTATATAGTCCAGTATGAATATGACTACTAATAACAATATTCTTAACTTAGTTTTAGAATAAAAACAACGtaattattaatctaaataaattttataaattttgtgaCTTACAAAAATATCTGTTGATATTGATGTTTTAATTTATCAACATATTTGTTGATGTATCTGTACAATTGAAACCTCGATATACTATTGACATCGATATTTTAATCATGATCCTTGATTAAAGTAATTAATAGGTATCTCATATACattaactaaataaaaataacaaaaccaaTAATCAAATAAGAAATATGATCCTTCCAAaaccaaaaacacaaaattgatttttttttttttataaaaaacatCAGTTGgaaatgtaatttaaaattctaTATTGGTTAGATAAGAAAATGATCGTAGTTATATAAAAGAGATCGACTATCTCTAATAAGTAATAATATGAAACCTTGAGatgaaatcaaagaaaaatcacGAGGGTTTACGTTTAAAGTGAACAATATAATACTTTTATAAAAGTTCTTTGTCTCTAACAAGTGATATTAGAGTCATATTTTGACTTAATCATGACGATAGAACGTCCGAGTGATAAATAAGAGGAAAATTTGAGAGGTTAATTGTCCCTAACAATATCATTTCTCTTTCCATGCATGCCCTTGAATATTTTAActataaaattacaaatttggcgATTCCATCTccccaataaaataaaatagtaaagGAAAACATAAAGAAATGGGTTTGGTCTGATCTTGTTGGTAGCATGTGAAGGTTTGTTGAAGGGGCAGAAGGGGAAAAACCTTGGGCAGTCAGATGTTTCAGAAATGTCAACAACTAATtctcttggtttttttttttttttttttaattgttaaaatattttaatgatttgTACTTAAACCAATTATTTAATGTAGGTTTGGTCTAACTTTTCAagcaatttaattttttgaaaataaagtattttgaggaaaaaaattgaaacatttaacAACTactttaaatagtttttaaaaatacttttaaagtttattttaaacaattttttttatcaaaagagtttaaataaaaatgaatttttaaaatatatttttttctctagtcaatccaaacggaTTCTTAGGGTGAACATTCAAAatctgttttatgtttttagatttaCTGAGTTTAGcagatatatatatgtatttgacAAACAACTCGAATTCTATTTTTAGAAGTTGTTTTTGATTTTGTGATCTAAGCATTGTAAATATTGAAAATgatatgttttaattatatccatattttttattttaaaaattaaaatgtaaaattatattaaataaagataaaagcaTTTAGAAATATCGTatatcatgttataaactcaatttattattttaaaaaaaatgtaattcgtaatatgtaatgtattataaattatataagattacaaaataatatttatataaatttgcttaatataaataattttgataaataaaataataataatttactgTAAACTAAATATTAGTGGATAACTAtaactaattttatgatttataaatattgtttaaatttgaatctaatttcTGAATCTGCTGCCAAACACATATtggaaaacatgaaatacaactctatttttattgaatcttttattttaaatttctgttttcaaatttcctACCAAACAAGTTCTTGATTTCTAAGGTTTgagttgtttttaaaatttgtgtatAATGTGAGTATGAATCTAAGGAGTTGcatcaagaagaaaaagaggaaaaatatcaatttatacctctCAACTTTATGCGTTATAgcaatttaaatctcaaattaatagTTATATATACTTAAACCCTAAACATTTATtagtatatcaatttacacccttCATCaagttttatttagaaaaatttcatgtaaaatttaaaattatatcaattaaacctCTAAACTTTCATATATGTCTAAAAATTTATACTCTTTATCAGAATTTTCTTTGAGAATCgtccattcatttattttaatcgTCCATTTTATAAAACCAATATTCGAAGAGATCGACTGATGGTTGAGATTCAATACATAGATAATTTTCAAAGGTAATCGTACTGAAAGATCTAAATTGATTGATTTATGAAAAGAGTTTAAGTTACTCAAATCATAAAGTTCATACTATATTGGTCAAACAAAATGTAGAGAAGAGTATAAATTGTTACACTCATGAAAGTTTACCGCtgtaattgatacaattattagtttaagattttaattcatacaaccctaaaaaaaaaaaaaaaaaaaaaaaaacctttggcCAAAAATTGAGGATAAAACTGGAAAAATAAGATTTTAGACGAAATGaaagggaaaagaagaaaagcagaAGAAATCgtttcctcctttttttttccctgcTTGGGTCTCTGTTTAGAATGTGAAGCAAAAGCAAAGGCCCACTGCCCACTGGACCTATCCCATCAAATTTGtctttcaaaaaatatttacgtTTTACAGCAAAAGATTAAatacttttagaattttttgtcatgaagtgtaaatatttttaatatttttctatatttaaaaaggcttctattttgaacttaccatctatttatttttggacTAACAACAAGAAAAGGTAACGATAATTAAGATTAAACGAACAAACCATTTCCATAATTATTTTACTTTGATAAGACTTCTAACTTAAACGACTACAAGTTGATGATACAATCTTTAGTATAGATGTGTATTTTATATGATCTATAATGTTATGTTTTCAAAGTTGATATTTTATcgagttcatttttttttttagatttagtttttgaaatagttttaggactatatttgaatttcataatccaaataatgaaattttttaaaaataacatttagGTATTTTGGGTGAAAACATATACGTGTACAACTATTGTTGTTATTAAATCTTTTCTTTGAGTAAAATATATCTTCTTATTCTTCGATTTTAGGTAGATTTCAAAATGCTACATATTTAATgattaagttttgagtttggtttcaatgtagtctctaaatttcaaaatgtgataattttactcttgaaatttgagtttttatttcaatttggtctctagattttaagatttctacatttttaatctcgaaattttattaaatactcactttcagtTATTGAcatcaatgtctattaattaataattatgaagtgaaattttaaatctatttttgttttttaagttaattaacggatattaaaataaaatttaaatctcaatgaatacaattgtaacattttgaaacctatagacaattaaaacaaaactcaaaatttaagactAAAGGtctgtttggattgatttaagaaaaaaaaattatttttatttaaacattttttattaaaatggtttaaaataaacaataaaaactattttgagtggttgtcaaatatttcgattttttttaaaatgattattttttaaattaaatatttgagaatGTGTTCTAAATACATcttaaatatataagattttgaaatttagagaataaatgaaaactaaaatctaagttaggacgaaaaaaaaaaaaaattctctaatTCCTTCTGTTTTCAAATTCTTAGTTTTGAAGCAGCAACCATACCAAACACAACCCATTTTGAGTGGAGAACTCATATGAACGGCAAAATCAATTCAAAGAAATTTACaatccaatttaatttggatgaatttgatcGATgtgcaaatattattattattgaaaagtgagataaaaaaaaaaaagaatttgaaaagaaaaaagaaaagtgggGGCTACCACTGGGAACATAGAAGCCAAATCCAGCTCCACTCCTCcagaaatttgttttatttgggACTGCCATTTCTGATTTGGTCTCTTTCACCAGCCCCCATCTTTTCACTCTTTACCCCTCCCCTTCCTAATCTTTTCATTTCCCTCCATTTTATTCCCATGTAAAATGTTAGCTTACCTacattttaactaattttatggAATAATTCGTATATATACGTGATCATCATGAATTGAATCTATAACCTCTTAATCCATGTTTCCTTATTTACTACTACATCAATCCATGATGATTTATGTAACTATTATAATGGGTtaataattttatcttaaaatatcattttgatctcTATACCCTTAGCTTGTTCGATTTTGGTCCTTTTACTATCactaaatcttaaatttagtccctaacactaatttaagattaattttcaaataactttttgttatctataacatttttactataaattttgaaagcaTATTAAcgtattttattttcttgcatgaaaattattattattgtttaatcAATTTCcataaaagttaattttgagggacttaatttaagatttattgaaagtaaagagaataaaattaaacaattgaaattatagaaactaaaattgaaccaaCCTCAAAGTATGGgtattttaaccata comes from Benincasa hispida cultivar B227 chromosome 2, ASM972705v1, whole genome shotgun sequence and encodes:
- the LOC120070947 gene encoding probable pectinesterase 53, coding for MSKLHPPPPPPPLLLLLLLLLSLSFTQTHCHTKGLKPKNSSRNILPKNSTKTEFSEQQFMKWVKFVGSLRHSVFRTAKNKLFPSYTLHVAKNPAAGDFTSIQDAVDSLPFINLVRVVIKVHAGVYTEKVIIPPLKSFITIEGAGAEKTIVQWGDTAQTPGANGQPMGTYNSATFAVNSPYFIAKNITFKNTTPVPAPGAIGKQAVAFRISADTAAFYGCRFLGAQDTLYDHLGRHYYKDCYIEGSVDFIFGNGLSLFEGCHVHAIAQYTGALTAQGRSSLLEDTGFSFVKCKVTGSGALYLGRAWGPFSRVVFAYTYMDNIIIPKGWYNWGDPNREMTVFYGQYKCTGEGASFAGRVSWSRELTDEEAKPFISLTFIDGSEWIKI